From Amycolatopsis sp. YIM 10, the proteins below share one genomic window:
- a CDS encoding FAD-binding and (Fe-S)-binding domain-containing protein: MTAALEDALREGIEGEVRTDEYTRHLFSRDASMYSITPRAVVFPKHAGDVVAVVRAARAAGVPVVPRGAGTSLAGQTIGPGVVLDFSRHMNRIIEIDPVARTAVVEVGVVQDQLNQAALAHGLMFGPDTSTSNRATIGGMIGNNSAGSGSLTYGMTIDHVRALDVVLSDGSTARLEPVDETERARRARESTLEGRIHAGLPGLVRENRQAIETGFPPFWRRACGYRLDRLLGDTPFDLAKFVVGAEGTLVIATRAVVDLVPKPKKTVYAVGHFTTTAGAIAATEDALSCAPAQVELMDRTILDLSRQKIEYAGLGSILRGDPDALLFVSFTGEDETELVAKLDELSELWQRNSHGYHTLRAITPAEQTALLKVRKSSLGLLMAASEGTKRPLAFVEDTAVEPRHLPEYTRRFKEILDEHGLLAGFYGHCSVGCLHIRPFVDLADPAQVRTMRAVAEKIKDLVAEYGGVNSSEHGDGLARSEFNRDIFGDELYEAMREVKALFDPDGVLNPGKIVDAPPMTENLRDRALPPAPELRTRLDFEVVGGMRGAADRCMNIGLCRKSTTGAMCPSYIATKDEEHSTRGRANALVKALSEKDPKGALGDERLHEILDLCLMCKACKSECPMGVDMATLKTETLAHHHDLHGTPLRSRIFGAIRALNRLGSATAPLSNLPGRIGPLRKLAERRAGITAARPLPRFARRNLVRWFRGRDRGGTGSQGSLTFLADSFTTYTEPAIGEAAIRLLEHAGWAVRLSSGGCCGRSSLSKGLVDDARQKARKLITTLAGQPGPIVGCEPSCLFTLRDEHLALFPGDAPATEVAGRVRQVEELLTEAIDEGRLPLREDSWLAGRRILYHGHCHQKAEVGTAATVELLRRIPGAEVVELDAGCCGMAGSFGFEAEHYELSMAVGGDRLFPALAAEPEDTVVAATGVSCRQQIFHGARRTAWHPVELIGEAR; the protein is encoded by the coding sequence ATGACGGCAGCACTGGAAGACGCGCTGCGGGAAGGTATCGAGGGCGAGGTCAGGACCGACGAGTACACCCGGCACCTGTTCTCGCGGGACGCCAGCATGTACTCGATCACGCCGCGCGCGGTGGTCTTTCCCAAGCACGCCGGAGACGTGGTGGCCGTGGTGCGCGCGGCGCGGGCGGCGGGTGTGCCGGTGGTGCCGAGGGGTGCGGGCACCAGCCTCGCCGGGCAGACCATCGGGCCGGGCGTGGTGCTCGACTTCTCCCGGCACATGAACCGGATCATCGAGATCGACCCGGTGGCGCGCACGGCCGTGGTCGAGGTCGGTGTGGTGCAGGACCAGCTCAACCAGGCGGCCCTCGCGCACGGCCTGATGTTCGGCCCGGACACCTCCACCAGCAACCGCGCCACCATCGGCGGCATGATCGGCAACAACTCGGCGGGCAGCGGCTCGCTGACCTACGGCATGACGATCGACCACGTGCGCGCGCTCGACGTGGTGCTGTCGGACGGATCCACCGCCCGGCTCGAACCCGTCGACGAGACCGAACGCGCCCGCCGGGCCAGAGAGTCCACTTTGGAAGGACGGATCCACGCCGGGTTGCCCGGACTGGTGCGGGAGAACCGCCAGGCCATCGAAACCGGGTTCCCGCCGTTCTGGCGCCGCGCCTGCGGTTACCGGCTCGACCGGCTGCTCGGCGACACGCCCTTCGACCTGGCGAAGTTCGTGGTCGGCGCGGAAGGCACGCTGGTCATCGCCACCCGCGCGGTGGTCGACCTGGTGCCCAAGCCGAAGAAGACGGTGTACGCGGTCGGCCACTTCACCACCACCGCGGGCGCGATCGCGGCCACCGAGGACGCGCTGTCCTGTGCCCCGGCCCAGGTCGAGCTGATGGACCGGACCATTTTGGACCTGTCGCGGCAGAAGATCGAGTACGCCGGGCTCGGCTCGATCCTGCGCGGTGATCCGGACGCGCTGCTCTTCGTGTCGTTCACCGGCGAAGACGAAACCGAATTGGTCGCGAAGCTCGACGAGCTGAGCGAGCTGTGGCAGCGCAACTCCCACGGTTACCACACGCTTCGGGCGATCACCCCGGCCGAGCAGACCGCGTTGCTGAAGGTGCGCAAGTCCAGCCTCGGCCTGCTGATGGCGGCGAGCGAGGGCACCAAGCGGCCGCTGGCCTTCGTCGAGGACACCGCGGTCGAACCCAGGCACCTGCCCGAATACACCCGGCGGTTCAAGGAGATCCTCGACGAGCACGGGCTTTTGGCCGGGTTCTACGGGCACTGCTCGGTGGGCTGCCTGCACATCCGCCCGTTCGTCGACCTCGCCGACCCGGCGCAGGTGCGGACCATGCGCGCGGTGGCGGAGAAGATCAAGGACCTGGTCGCCGAGTACGGCGGGGTCAACTCCAGCGAGCACGGCGACGGCCTGGCACGCAGCGAGTTCAACCGCGACATCTTCGGCGACGAGCTGTACGAAGCCATGCGCGAGGTCAAGGCGCTGTTCGACCCGGACGGGGTGCTGAACCCCGGCAAGATCGTGGACGCGCCGCCGATGACCGAGAACCTGCGTGACCGCGCCCTGCCACCGGCTCCCGAACTGCGCACCCGGCTGGACTTCGAGGTGGTCGGCGGCATGCGCGGCGCGGCCGACCGCTGCATGAACATCGGGCTGTGCCGCAAGAGCACCACCGGCGCGATGTGCCCGTCCTACATCGCCACCAAGGACGAGGAGCACTCCACCCGCGGCCGGGCCAACGCACTGGTCAAGGCACTGTCCGAAAAGGACCCGAAGGGGGCGCTCGGGGACGAGAGGCTGCACGAGATCCTCGACCTGTGCCTGATGTGCAAGGCGTGCAAGAGCGAGTGCCCGATGGGCGTGGACATGGCCACGCTCAAGACCGAAACCCTGGCGCACCACCACGATCTGCACGGGACGCCGCTGCGGTCGCGGATCTTCGGCGCGATCAGGGCGCTCAACCGGCTGGGTTCGGCGACCGCGCCGCTGTCCAACCTGCCCGGCCGGATCGGCCCGCTGCGGAAGCTGGCCGAACGCCGGGCGGGCATCACCGCGGCGCGCCCGCTGCCGCGGTTCGCCCGCCGCAACCTGGTGCGCTGGTTCCGCGGGCGGGATCGCGGCGGCACCGGGAGCCAGGGGTCACTGACCTTTCTCGCCGACTCCTTCACCACCTACACCGAACCGGCGATCGGCGAGGCCGCGATCCGGTTGCTGGAACACGCGGGCTGGGCCGTGCGGCTGTCCAGCGGGGGTTGCTGCGGCCGGTCGAGCCTGTCCAAGGGCCTGGTCGACGACGCGAGGCAGAAGGCGCGCAAGCTCATCACCACGCTCGCCGGGCAGCCGGGGCCGATCGTCGGCTGCGAGCCGTCGTGCCTGTTCACCCTCCGCGACGAGCACCTGGCGCTGTTCCCCGGTGACGCGCCCGCCACCGAGGTCGCCGGACGCGTGCGGCAGGTGGAGGAACTGCTCACCGAGGCGATCGACGAGGGCAGATTGCCGCTGCGCGAGGATTCCTGGCTGGCCGGGCGGCGCATTCTGTACCACGGGCACTGCCACCAGAAGGCCGAAGTCGGTACCGCGGCCACGGTCGAGCTGCTGCGCCGGATCCCCGGCGCGGAGGTGGTCGAGCTGGACGCCGGTTGCTGCGGAATGGCCGGATCCTTCGGGTTCGAGGCCGAACACTACGAGCTGTCGATGGCCGTCGGCGGGGACCGGCTGTTCCCGGCGCTGGCCGCGGAACCGGAGGACACCGTGGTGGCCGCCACCGGGGTGTCGTGCCGCCAGCAGATTTTCCACGGAGCCCGCCGCACGGCGTGGCATCCGGTCGAACTGATCGGGGAGGCAAGGTGA
- a CDS encoding alanine--glyoxylate aminotransferase family protein: MSFAGGRHFLQIPGPTNVPDSVLRAMAAPTIDHRGPEFGELGRTVLAGLKPVFRTTNPVLIYPASGTGAWEAALVNTLSPGDRVLCFETGHFATLWQDMARKLGLTVDFVPGDWRHGVDPAEVADRLGRDTAHEIKAVCVVHNETSTGVTSRIAEIRAAIDDAGHPALLLVDTISSLGSIDYRHDEWGVDVTVAGSQKGLMLPPGLSFNAISDKALAASEKAKLPRSFWDWRPLLDAADRGYFPYTPATNLLYGLREALRLLEAEGLPNVFARHLRHAEATRAAVAGWGLEVLCADEREHSAALTAVIVPEGHDADKIRALILDRFDMSLGAGLGKLAGRIFRIGHLGSFNDLSLAGTLSGVQMGLALSGVPIRPDGVNAALDRLSVA, from the coding sequence ATGAGTTTCGCGGGCGGCAGGCATTTCCTGCAGATTCCCGGCCCCACCAACGTTCCCGACTCGGTGCTCCGGGCGATGGCCGCGCCGACCATCGACCACAGAGGACCGGAGTTCGGGGAACTCGGCCGGACCGTGCTCGCCGGGTTGAAGCCGGTTTTCCGCACCACGAACCCGGTGCTGATCTATCCCGCGTCCGGCACCGGCGCCTGGGAAGCCGCGCTGGTCAACACGCTCAGCCCCGGCGATCGGGTGCTCTGCTTCGAAACCGGGCACTTCGCCACGCTGTGGCAGGACATGGCGCGCAAGCTCGGGCTGACCGTCGACTTCGTGCCGGGGGACTGGCGCCACGGTGTCGACCCGGCTGAGGTCGCCGACCGGCTCGGCCGCGACACCGCGCACGAGATCAAGGCCGTTTGCGTGGTGCACAACGAAACCTCGACCGGCGTGACCAGCCGGATCGCCGAGATCCGGGCCGCGATCGACGACGCCGGGCACCCGGCGCTGCTGCTGGTGGACACCATCTCCTCGCTCGGGTCCATCGACTACCGGCACGACGAATGGGGCGTCGACGTCACCGTCGCCGGTTCGCAGAAGGGCCTGATGCTGCCGCCGGGCCTGAGCTTCAACGCGATCAGCGACAAAGCCCTTGCCGCGTCGGAGAAAGCGAAGCTGCCACGGTCCTTCTGGGACTGGCGGCCGCTGCTCGACGCCGCTGACCGCGGCTATTTTCCCTACACCCCGGCCACGAACCTGCTCTACGGCCTGCGGGAAGCGTTGCGGCTGCTGGAAGCGGAGGGCCTGCCCAACGTCTTCGCCCGTCACCTCCGGCACGCCGAGGCGACGCGCGCGGCGGTGGCGGGCTGGGGCCTGGAGGTGCTGTGCGCCGACGAGCGTGAGCACTCCGCCGCGCTGACCGCGGTGATCGTGCCCGAAGGCCATGACGCGGACAAGATCCGCGCGCTCATCCTGGACCGCTTCGACATGTCGCTCGGCGCCGGGCTGGGCAAGCTGGCCGGGCGGATCTTCCGGATCGGGCACCTCGGCTCCTTCAACGATCTGAGCCTGGCGGGCACGCTGTCGGGCGTGCAGATGGGCTTGGCCCTGTCCGGCGTGCCGATCCGGCCGGACGGGGTCAACGCCGCGCTCGACCGGCTTTCGGTGGCGTGA
- a CDS encoding SLC13 family permease, with product MSVQLIMIATLVAVFLIATVLPVHMGALAFVAAFAVGTLVLGESSDDIVGGFPGDLFVILVGVTYLFAIATNNGTVNWLVHRAVRLVQGRIALVPWMMFLVTAVLTAVGAVVPAAVAIIAPIGMGFAVRYRINPSLMGLFIINGASAGGFSPMSIFGGIVNGVVTRNNLPGNPFLLFVSSFVFNVALSVVVFFLFGGRKLLARGQETAELAAVGGPSTGDTPPPATGGTGTTDAEAEEAGRLTVDRALTLAGLLALTVGVLFFDLDVGFTAITVAVLLSLASPKSANGAVAQVAWPTVLLICGIVTFVSLMERAGTITFLGDQVAGIGIPLLAAVIICLIGAAVSAFASTTGILGALIPLAVPFLLAGEVGAVGLIIALSLSSSVVDSSPFSTSGALVVANATEDTREQVFGRLMRWGFSMILVAPALTWLIFVAPGWL from the coding sequence ATGTCGGTCCAGCTCATCATGATCGCCACGCTGGTGGCGGTTTTCCTGATCGCCACCGTGCTCCCGGTGCACATGGGCGCGCTCGCCTTCGTCGCCGCCTTCGCGGTGGGCACCCTGGTGCTCGGCGAGTCCAGCGACGACATCGTCGGCGGCTTCCCCGGCGACCTCTTTGTCATCCTGGTCGGGGTCACCTACCTGTTCGCCATCGCCACCAACAACGGCACGGTCAACTGGCTGGTGCACCGGGCGGTGCGCCTGGTGCAGGGCCGGATAGCGCTGGTGCCGTGGATGATGTTTCTGGTCACCGCGGTGCTCACGGCGGTCGGCGCGGTGGTGCCCGCGGCGGTGGCGATCATCGCGCCGATCGGCATGGGCTTCGCCGTCCGGTACCGGATCAACCCGTCGCTGATGGGCTTGTTCATCATCAACGGCGCCAGTGCCGGCGGGTTCTCGCCGATGAGCATCTTCGGCGGCATCGTCAACGGCGTGGTCACCCGCAACAACCTGCCGGGCAACCCGTTCCTGCTGTTCGTCAGCTCGTTCGTGTTCAACGTGGCGCTCAGCGTGGTGGTGTTCTTCCTCTTCGGCGGGCGGAAACTGCTCGCGCGCGGTCAGGAGACGGCGGAACTGGCCGCGGTCGGCGGTCCGTCCACCGGAGACACGCCCCCACCGGCGACCGGTGGCACCGGAACCACCGACGCCGAAGCCGAGGAGGCGGGCCGTCTCACCGTGGACCGCGCGCTCACCCTGGCCGGGCTGCTCGCGCTCACCGTCGGCGTGCTGTTCTTCGATCTGGACGTCGGTTTCACCGCGATCACCGTGGCGGTGCTGCTCTCACTGGCCTCACCGAAGAGCGCGAACGGCGCGGTGGCCCAGGTGGCGTGGCCGACCGTGTTGCTGATCTGCGGCATCGTCACCTTCGTCAGCCTGATGGAACGCGCGGGCACGATCACCTTTCTCGGCGACCAGGTGGCCGGGATCGGCATCCCGCTGCTGGCCGCGGTGATCATCTGCCTGATCGGGGCCGCGGTCTCCGCTTTCGCCTCCACCACCGGCATTCTCGGCGCGCTGATCCCGCTGGCGGTGCCGTTCCTGCTGGCCGGTGAGGTGGGCGCGGTCGGCCTGATCATCGCGTTGTCGCTGTCCTCGTCGGTGGTCGACTCGAGCCCGTTCTCCACCAGTGGCGCGCTGGTCGTCGCCAACGCCACCGAGGACACGCGCGAGCAGGTGTTCGGCAGGCTGATGCGGTGGGGGTTCAGCATGATCCTGGTGGCCCCGGCGCTGACCTGGCTGATCTTCGTCGCCCCCGGCTGGCTCTGA
- a CDS encoding AAA family ATPase, whose translation MLTTLAVENYRSLRDLVLPLARLTVVTGANGSGKSSLYRALRLLADTARNGAVAGLAREGGLPSTLWAGPEVHGRAVREGRSPVQGTRRTKPVGLRLGFAGDEFGYALDLGLPVPGESAFNLDPEFKREAVWHGPVLRPAALLADRAGPVVRTREPGGGWAEDPHRIGLTDSMLSEYADPRACPELLVVRERIRSWRFYDHFRTDADAPARQPRIGTRTPVLDHDGGDLAAALRTIQEFGDATALATAIDDAFPGAELSVHNTDGRFELRFHQHGLLRPLSAAELSDGTLRYLLWVAALLSPRPPELLVLNEPETSLHPELLPALAALVATAAKEAQIVVVSHAQPLVRALEQISGEVASLELEKEFGATVLAGQGRLDRPAWHWPKR comes from the coding sequence GTGCTCACCACCTTGGCCGTCGAGAACTACCGCTCGCTGCGCGATCTGGTGCTGCCGCTGGCCAGGCTGACCGTGGTCACCGGCGCCAACGGCAGCGGGAAGTCCAGTTTGTACCGTGCGCTGCGGTTGCTCGCCGACACCGCGCGCAACGGCGCGGTGGCCGGGCTCGCGCGCGAGGGCGGCTTGCCGTCCACGCTGTGGGCCGGGCCGGAGGTGCACGGCAGGGCGGTCCGCGAGGGGCGCTCCCCGGTGCAGGGCACGCGCCGCACCAAGCCGGTCGGGTTGCGGCTCGGGTTCGCCGGTGACGAGTTCGGCTACGCGCTCGACCTCGGCCTGCCGGTTCCCGGGGAGTCGGCGTTCAACCTGGACCCGGAGTTCAAGCGCGAAGCCGTCTGGCACGGGCCGGTGCTGCGCCCGGCCGCGTTGCTGGCCGATCGCGCCGGGCCGGTGGTGCGCACCCGCGAACCGGGCGGTGGCTGGGCGGAGGACCCGCACCGCATCGGGCTGACCGACAGCATGCTCAGCGAGTACGCCGATCCCCGCGCCTGCCCCGAACTGCTGGTGGTGCGCGAGCGCATCCGGTCGTGGCGGTTCTACGACCACTTCCGCACCGACGCCGACGCCCCGGCGCGGCAGCCGCGCATCGGCACGCGGACCCCGGTGCTCGACCACGACGGCGGTGACCTGGCCGCGGCGTTGCGCACCATCCAGGAGTTCGGCGACGCCACCGCGCTGGCCACCGCGATCGACGACGCGTTCCCGGGCGCGGAGCTGAGCGTGCACAACACCGACGGGCGCTTCGAACTGCGCTTCCACCAGCACGGCCTGCTGCGCCCGCTCAGCGCCGCCGAACTGTCCGACGGCACGCTGCGTTACCTGCTCTGGGTGGCCGCCCTGCTCAGCCCGCGCCCGCCGGAACTGCTGGTGCTCAACGAACCGGAGACCAGCCTGCACCCGGAGCTGCTGCCCGCGCTCGCCGCGCTCGTGGCCACCGCCGCGAAGGAGGCGCAGATCGTGGTGGTCTCACATGCCCAGCCGCTGGTGCGCGCGCTCGAGCAGATTTCCGGCGAGGTGGCTTCGCTCGAACTGGAGAAGGAGTTCGGCGCCACCGTGCTGGCCGGGCAGGGCAGGCTGGACCGCCCGGCGTGGCACTGGCCGAAGCGCTGA
- a CDS encoding MmcQ/YjbR family DNA-binding protein has product MGPQEVSAHALSLPAAVEDHPFGPDLDVYKVEGKIFALLSTRDETAAVSLKCDPELALHLRHEHPAITPGYHLNKRHWNTVLLDGTVPADEVLDLIDHSYERVIAGLPKAVRLRLG; this is encoded by the coding sequence ATGGGACCGCAAGAGGTGAGCGCGCACGCGCTGTCGCTGCCCGCCGCGGTGGAGGACCACCCGTTCGGCCCGGACCTGGACGTCTACAAGGTCGAGGGCAAGATCTTCGCCCTGCTGTCCACCCGGGACGAAACCGCGGCGGTCTCGCTGAAGTGCGATCCGGAGCTGGCGCTGCACCTGCGGCACGAACACCCCGCCATCACCCCCGGCTACCACCTGAACAAGCGCCACTGGAACACCGTGCTGCTGGACGGCACCGTGCCTGCCGACGAGGTGCTCGACCTGATCGACCACTCCTACGAACGCGTGATCGCCGGCCTGCCGAAGGCGGTGCGGCTACGCCTCGGCTGA
- a CDS encoding FadR/GntR family transcriptional regulator — MTAFRRVERRSVPDEVFQQLVDGVVDGELGPGASLPAERQLAEVLGVSRPAVREALQRLAQTGLVEVRQGGGTTVRDYRSHAGLDLLPRLLIRAGQLDTAVVRSIMEARLTVGQEVAALAATRAGASLETPLRQAISALSDTEDPVGQQRHALVFWSHVVDGADSIVFRLMFNNLRAAYEPALDALSTVLGAEVGRVSYYVSVADAIVAGDAALAKQQAAELLRLATDEMDGVLRALEASAEA; from the coding sequence ATGACCGCGTTCAGACGGGTGGAACGCCGCTCGGTGCCCGACGAGGTGTTCCAGCAACTGGTGGACGGGGTGGTCGACGGCGAGCTGGGGCCGGGAGCCAGCCTGCCCGCCGAACGGCAACTCGCCGAGGTGCTCGGGGTTTCCCGCCCAGCTGTTCGTGAAGCGTTGCAACGGCTCGCGCAGACCGGCCTGGTGGAAGTCCGCCAGGGCGGTGGCACGACGGTGCGCGACTACCGCAGTCACGCGGGCCTGGACCTGTTGCCGCGCCTGCTGATCCGCGCCGGGCAGCTCGACACCGCGGTGGTCCGCAGCATCATGGAGGCGCGGCTGACGGTGGGGCAGGAGGTCGCCGCGCTGGCCGCGACCCGCGCCGGTGCCAGTCTGGAAACTCCGCTGCGTCAAGCCATTTCGGCGCTTTCGGACACCGAGGACCCGGTCGGGCAGCAGCGGCACGCGCTGGTGTTCTGGAGCCACGTGGTCGACGGCGCCGACTCGATCGTCTTCCGGCTGATGTTCAACAACCTGCGCGCCGCCTACGAACCGGCGCTGGACGCACTGTCCACTGTGCTCGGTGCCGAGGTCGGCCGGGTGTCGTACTACGTTTCGGTCGCCGACGCCATCGTCGCGGGCGACGCCGCACTGGCCAAGCAACAGGCAGCGGAGTTGCTGCGGCTGGCCACCGACGAGATGGACGGCGTGCTACGCGCGCTGGAAGCCTCAGCCGAGGCGTAG
- a CDS encoding sterol desaturase family protein, producing the protein MPREQMTLTDAARVFRRRPSPWMIGALLIAAALARVLRGDWQFSDLLVPAVLVAVFPLFEWVVHVTVLHWRPRRIGGLTVDSLLARKHREHHGDPRDVPLIFIPWQTLCRLLPAVTAIGLFAFPRLETGLTFLTCLGLLGLGYEWTHYLVHSDYKPRTRLYRAIWRNHRLHHFKNEHYWFTVTSSGTADRVLGTYPDPAGVPSSPTVKALHADYTK; encoded by the coding sequence ATGCCCCGCGAACAGATGACGCTCACCGACGCCGCTCGTGTGTTCCGCCGCCGCCCGTCGCCGTGGATGATCGGCGCGCTGCTGATCGCCGCCGCCCTCGCCCGGGTGCTGCGAGGCGACTGGCAGTTCAGCGATCTGCTCGTGCCCGCGGTGCTGGTCGCGGTGTTCCCGCTGTTCGAGTGGGTGGTGCACGTGACCGTGCTGCACTGGCGGCCACGCCGGATCGGCGGGCTGACCGTGGACTCGCTGCTGGCCCGCAAGCACCGCGAGCACCACGGCGATCCCCGCGACGTGCCGCTGATCTTCATCCCGTGGCAGACCCTGTGCCGGCTGCTGCCCGCGGTCACCGCGATCGGGCTGTTCGCCTTCCCCCGCCTGGAAACCGGACTGACCTTCCTGACCTGCCTCGGCCTGCTCGGTCTCGGTTACGAGTGGACGCACTACCTGGTGCACAGCGACTACAAGCCGCGCACCAGGCTCTACCGCGCGATCTGGCGCAACCACCGGCTGCACCACTTCAAGAACGAGCACTACTGGTTCACCGTGACCAGCTCCGGCACCGCCGACCGGGTGCTGGGCACGTACCCGGACCCGGCCGGTGTGCCCAGCTCCCCCACCGTCAAGGCGCTCCACGCCGACTACACGAAGTAA
- a CDS encoding SLC13 family permease yields MGPILALVIFGVAYFFIATEKINKVAVVLTAAGAMAVLGLIPGSQVFYSEHEGIDWNVVFLLLGMMVIVGVIKQTGLFDYLGIWAAKKSKGRPYRLMVMLMAITAVASPFLDNVTTIMLVAPVTVVVCNRLRIAAQPYLIAEILASNIGGAATLIGDPPNIIIGSRAGLTFNDFLVHMAPIVVVVFVVFVLLTKVLFRRSFEYHPDQVAEVMALQERRAITDSKLLVRCLVVLSGVVAGFALHAVVHVEPSVVALVGAGVMVLVSRADVGDVLREVEWPTLVFFMGLFVMVAGLTHTGVISTAGTWAVEALGDNYFAAATALLFGSSVLGAFFDNIPYVATMTPIVEGVVAQVPDPATGQALWWAFALGADFGGNGTAVAASANVVAIGIAARTGHRISFWQFTKYGIVVTLLSTVMAWIYVWLRYFV; encoded by the coding sequence TTGGGCCCGATCCTGGCACTGGTGATCTTCGGCGTCGCCTACTTCTTCATCGCCACGGAGAAGATCAACAAGGTGGCGGTGGTGCTCACCGCGGCCGGCGCGATGGCCGTGCTCGGCCTGATCCCCGGCTCGCAGGTGTTCTACTCCGAGCACGAGGGCATCGACTGGAACGTCGTTTTCCTGCTGCTCGGCATGATGGTCATCGTCGGGGTGATCAAGCAGACCGGCCTGTTCGACTACCTGGGCATCTGGGCGGCGAAGAAGTCGAAGGGCAGGCCGTACCGGCTGATGGTGATGCTGATGGCGATCACCGCGGTGGCCTCGCCGTTCCTGGACAACGTCACCACGATCATGCTGGTCGCCCCGGTCACCGTGGTGGTCTGCAACCGGCTGCGCATCGCCGCCCAGCCGTATCTGATCGCCGAGATCCTGGCGTCGAACATCGGTGGCGCGGCCACCCTGATCGGCGACCCGCCGAACATCATCATCGGCAGCCGCGCCGGGCTGACCTTCAACGACTTCCTGGTGCACATGGCGCCGATCGTGGTGGTCGTCTTCGTCGTTTTCGTGCTGCTGACCAAGGTGCTGTTCCGGCGTTCCTTCGAGTACCACCCGGACCAGGTGGCCGAGGTGATGGCGTTGCAGGAACGCCGCGCCATCACCGACTCGAAACTGCTGGTGCGCTGCCTGGTGGTGCTGTCCGGGGTGGTCGCCGGATTCGCCCTGCACGCGGTGGTGCACGTCGAGCCGTCGGTGGTGGCGCTGGTCGGCGCCGGGGTGATGGTGCTGGTCTCGCGCGCCGACGTCGGGGACGTGCTGCGCGAGGTCGAATGGCCGACGCTGGTGTTCTTCATGGGCCTGTTCGTGATGGTGGCCGGCCTGACGCACACCGGGGTCATCTCCACCGCGGGCACCTGGGCGGTCGAGGCGCTCGGTGACAACTACTTCGCCGCGGCGACCGCGCTGCTGTTCGGGTCCAGCGTGCTGGGCGCCTTCTTCGACAACATCCCGTACGTGGCGACGATGACGCCGATCGTGGAGGGCGTGGTCGCCCAGGTGCCGGACCCGGCCACCGGGCAGGCGCTGTGGTGGGCCTTCGCGCTCGGCGCCGACTTCGGCGGCAACGGCACGGCGGTGGCGGCGAGCGCGAACGTGGTGGCGATCGGCATCGCCGCCCGTACCGGGCACCGGATCAGCTTCTGGCAGTTCACCAAGTACGGCATCGTGGTGACCCTGCTGAGCACGGTGATGGCCTGGATCTACGTCTGGTTGCGTTACTTCGTGTAG
- a CDS encoding CBS domain-containing protein — MLVKDIAVNVPTVTVADPVAKAVRVMAVARLPGLIVVDNHGRPRIVLPGTQVLRLAVPGSYQEDPALARAVDEDHADRFWQELGDLTVGDCLPRQPVKPVTVPESATLLEAAALMARLHSPLLAVVVRDGTLSGAITLERLLTSLALAGFGD, encoded by the coding sequence ATGCTGGTCAAGGACATCGCCGTGAACGTGCCCACGGTCACCGTGGCCGATCCGGTGGCGAAAGCGGTCCGGGTGATGGCGGTCGCACGGCTGCCCGGGCTCATCGTGGTGGACAACCACGGGCGCCCGCGGATCGTGCTGCCGGGCACGCAGGTGCTGCGGCTCGCCGTGCCCGGCAGCTACCAGGAGGACCCGGCGCTGGCCAGGGCGGTGGACGAGGACCACGCCGACCGGTTCTGGCAGGAACTGGGCGATCTCACCGTCGGCGACTGCCTGCCGCGGCAGCCGGTCAAGCCGGTCACCGTGCCGGAGAGCGCCACCCTGCTGGAGGCCGCCGCGCTGATGGCCCGGCTGCACAGCCCGCTGCTCGCGGTGGTCGTCCGAGACGGCACGCTGTCCGGCGCGATCACCCTCGAACGCCTGCTGACCAGCCTCGCGCTGGCCGGATTCGGGGACTGA